A region of the Anguilla anguilla isolate fAngAng1 chromosome 16, fAngAng1.pri, whole genome shotgun sequence genome:
caccacacatgcacgcacacaagcaagcacatacccaacacatacacaaacacaaaacacacacacatacaatcacgTTAAAAACCTTCACCAGCTTCCAGGATGAGTAAAAGCACAGAAGCAAATCCGGAGTCAGGTGGATTTATTAGATGCTGATTTGTGAAATAACTTTCAGGGGATGCAATTAACTGTAAATTGACTCCTTGGAATATCATTACCACCGGCACACTCATTTGGTTAAAAGACACATTTAGATTAAATTGAATTAGAAGGCACCTACTCAGGAAGACTGAACTTAATCAAAAGAATTCTTCCATAGCCCAGGGGGAAGGAGTACCTTGATTTAGGCTGTACGTCGGTACAGGTAGACAACTGGCACAGAGCCATCTTTTCCAATAGCAAAACAATTCTGAGGTGCTTTTACTATAAAAGGAATAAAGATAATGGGAGTGATGAACTCCATTATGGAGTGCCTTTCAAGAACTACtccacattttttaataaaggatAAAACTCAAAAGTAATTTGTGCCAAAATACTTCCTCCCACATATCAGTTGAGTACGAGGGACTAATTTAGCCAATTAAAGTGGGACATCATTAGATGGCCAGATTGAGAGGAGGGTTTTTGATCCAGAATTTGGACAGGACTAGAGAAAAATGTCTGACACTTTGAGACAAGTGCCAAGGAtgtctaatgaaacaatgagtCAGAACGTCTGTGTTTCTAATCCACTAAATTTACACCAAACTGTGAATCTGGATATCTTCAAGGGATGTATTTGCATGTTCCACTTTGATTCCAGTTTTAATTATAGATTCCGTAAATATTCAGAATGGAATATACTACAACAGACAATTTGTATGTTGTCTATTTAGGACAATAACTTGAGGATATAATCAACTTTGTGTGttaagcttttaaaaaagaaacaccatactgcagaaaattaaataaaaggaaacttTTTCTGCCGCAGGGCTCCGGCAAATCTCATGCACTTCTTCGTTCACAGCTGAAACAAAGATATCAAGTGACAAGGGGGAAGGAGGGTGTTGCTTTCCACCCCGTGGAAACATCAGACGCACGCGTGCGATAATTTGCCATGACACTCGGGTGATTGACAGCGccgaccaccccccccaccccacccacacagcaTTGACCTTGGCTAGCCCCTctccaagccccgcccccctggcgGCCAGCACTCACGCATGACCTCCATGACGCGGTGGCGCAGGAACGTTCGGCTGCTCTGCAGGTTGCCAAAGCGCTTGATTTCCAGGGGCCACACGTTCCCCGAGGGGTAGCCGAAGGTCATCCACTCGGCCAGATACctggggtcagagagagagagagtgagagagagagagagagagagagagagagagggagagagagagagagagagagagtgagaggccCGGCTCACAGACCTGCCCAAGCCTGGGTTGGGCAACCGCACATACTTCCCCTTTCACACATTAGCCATTTATCAGCCttccttatccagagtgacctgCTGCAGCTTTCCGTTTTAACGTAGTGTCCTTTTACGCACGTGGACATAAGCTGGAGCATATCAGGTCAAGTACTTTGTTATGTACAATGACAGTaccctacacgcacacacacacagactcagacacgcacacgcacacacacagacacacagacacacacacgcacacacgcacacacgcactcacgcactcacgcactcacgcactcacgcactcacacactcacacactcacacactcacacactcacacactcacacgcatgctcacacgcacacacacgcacacacacacagacacagacacacagacagacacagacacagacacacgcgcacgcgaacacgcacacgcacacacagacacacacacatgctcactaacacacacacacgcacacgcatgctctcacacacacacacacacacacacagacacacacatgctcactaacacacacacacgcacacgcatgctctcacacacacacacacacacacacacacgcatgctctcacacacacacacacacacgcacgcacacagacacacacacacacacaaacacacgcacacgggctcacacacacacacacgcacacccggTGGACTCACTTTCCGGCACCCCCAGCGAAGGAGAGCCCGGAGGAGTTCATCCCGGCCAGGACGAAGTAGCCGCTGACGCCGGGCGTCTCCCCCATGAGGCAGCGCATGTCGGGGGTGAAGGACTCGGGGCAGTTCACCAGCTGCTGGATCTCGCAGGACTCCAGGCTGGGCATGCGGCGCAGGAGGGCACTGAGCATGGGCTCTGCGGGCACAGCGGGCACACGCCCAGTTACACGCAGGGCACAGCGGGCACACGCCCAGTTACACGCAGGGCACAGCGAGCACACGCCCAGTTACACGCAGGGCACAGCGGGCACACGTCCAATTACACGCAGGGCACAGTGACAGTGGACACGGAcggacacgcacgcatgcacacacacacacacacacgcacacacacacacacacacacgcccggtTACACGCAGCAGGGCACAgcgggcacacacgcacacacacacacacacacgacaagTTACACGCAGGGCACAGCGACAGCGGACACGGAGGGACACggacggacacgcacacacgcgtgcacacacacacacacacacacccaattaCACGCAGCAGGGCacagcggacacacacacacagccaagttacacacagcagggcacagcgggcacacacacacacacacacacacgcagcccagttacacacagcagggcacagcgggcacacacacacacacacacacacacacgcccggttacacacagcagggcacatcggacacacacacacgcagcccagttacacacagcagggcacagcggacacacacacgcagacacacacacacacacacacacgcccggttacacacagcagggcacatcggacacacacacacacagcccagttacacacagcagggcacagcgGGCacagcggacacacacacacacacacacgcccggtTACATGCAGCAGGTAacagcggacacacacacacacagcccagttacacacagcagggcacagcggacacacacacacacacacacacacggttacaCGCAGCAGGGCACAGCGTCACACCGTCTGCACTCATAAAACACACATCTGAGCTGAGAAAAAGTGAGACGCAGCAGAGAATCAGAGCAGAAAAGCACGTCCCCCAGTGCGTGGGCACAGACAAGCCTGCACGAGCAAGTACGAACTAGAGCTGCAAAAACTGAGCCAATGCTGCACCAAAATTTAgataaaaaccataaaaataaaaaggggaaaTTGAAGCTGCAAATAGGCACTCATCTAAATGTTTACTTACACAGAGTCAATGGACAACTAAATGCATACAGTAATCTATTGTGTACAGAGGCAGCAAGAATGCAAAACAGACAGGCATGGATATTATTAGTTGCAAGTGCGcaaagtaatataaaaatgtataattgaaAAATGCGTCATGAGATTTTATCACGAGAGCAGAGCGCTTTCAGTAAACAGAAAAGGCATTTGCCTGTGCAGCGGGGAATacacactgctgtcaatcagCCTTTATCTGGAAAGTTCCTCCGTGTTACCAATTATGCCGATATTCTGAACGGCGAGATAGACTCCTGACATCCCATTCACGGCCTCCCACCGCAGCTCAGATAAAGAGCGCTGTGCTGTATTCGAGCGAGAGGCTCTCGGTAAACAAAATGCGACAAGAAACGAAAAAGgtcagttaaaaataaaccgCAGCGGCCTGCGCAGCAAAGGGTTAACGCAAGGCCTGAGCGCGGCTCGCAGACACACCTAAttatgatttaaattaaatattgatttctttaaaaagtgtaaaaaaataaattaaaaaaaaggtaatgtCGCACTGCAGACTTGAATCTAATCCATCAGACGAAAAAAGCTCAGTGTTATTATTaacatacatattaaaaatgacatgttATGTCAATACTCCCAATGACAAATATCTCAGCTTTTAGCATCAGTGTTGCAGTATGTTTGCAACACAAGCTGGAAGTAGAGCGTTTGTCAGCGTGTGGGAGTACGGAGTGGATAACACAGAGACTCCAGCACCCACACGACAGGGAAGTGCCAGCCCCACAAAGGCACTTCACGGCTAGGCTCCACGCACTTGTgcatagccccgcccccctaccGCCCACTCACACAAGCAGTGAGGGGGCTGCACATAAAActaaatttttataaatcacCCAACGCAACCCAAATCCACAGAAAAACGCATCCAGGGACACCTCAGCTTCCAAGCACACTTGAAGCTGAATCGCTAAAAGCCAGGAATTCTACTTCTTCCACTGGGCTTTGAATCTAACAGGACTGTAGCTTCCCAAGGCTACACAAGCATAATGCCATCTcgcagggaaaaaataaaaacacacacagcgttcGCTGTAACATGAGTCTCACAAGTTAatttctgagtgtgtgcgtgtctgtgtgtgtgtgagtgtgtgcgcgcgcacgcgtgcGTGATTACACACGTGTGCATTTTCTCAGTGGATTCCCCTTTGACCTAAACATGTCATCAACTTCAAGGCTCAGAAAgactttgaaatatttctgcaaTGTTTAACTCTTATCTCATTAGGAATCCACCACCATGAGTGTCATTGACCTTAACTATTACCCAGCTCATTCATTATGAAATGTCCAGTGAACATTTAGAAGGTGCTCATTTCGACACAGAGcctatatgtgtatatatatacacgtatacagtttgtgtgtgcagtaaatGCCAATGGAAGTCAAAGTGACACACTGCTATGGCGACAGCACTAAGACTTGCACGCTCCTCAACTTAATTGAGCGGAACAACAGGTGCACACGTTCATGACACCACACACCGAGGCACATGCTGCCGTTGGGGATAGATACTATCGCTCCCTCACCGCAGAAGAACAGGGACTTCAGACAGACCCACCACATCAATCACGCGCTCTCAAGTCTATTCTGAAAAAGCTGCCAGCAGCTCCTTCAGGAAGTCAGCTGCACTCGAACAACCTGAGCCTCTCGCATACCCTGTTTCCGTTTTCTCTGAACAACACCGGCTCAACAATAACTTGTGTCACGTGCACTCCTCCACAGTAACTTAAATCAGATACAACATGACCTTGGGAATATCGAGaggatttttaaacaaataagtaTGAATAGTACTGAATAATATACATCATAATATATGACTTGGGGGAATATAGAATACTCATATGATAATAtacattgtaaaaatatttttcacaatgtttgcataccacaaaacaaatgtacatgcaTATTCTTAATTGTATACTGAACAGTTAACTGCATACTGAATTGTTTTTAACATGACAGAAAGTTCAAAAAATACAGTCATCGTGGCTCAAAGATATGTCATGCCTTCATTTTCACTATTCGATGGAAGTGTAGATTTGAATGATCAGGCGTGTTTTCCACGTCTCCTGCCGTCGCCACCCGCGTCCCATCAGCGGCGGCACTCACCGAAGTGGTCCCAGTCCTCCTGCATGTTCTGGATCTCCAGCTGGTTCCGGCCCTCCGTGAAGATGGGTTTGGGGTTCTTCTCAAAACCCCCAGACAGGACACCGCCCTGCCAGGCTCGCACGTAGATCCTGCCGTCCATGTCCATCACCACTGCGGCCAGAACAGAaccaaaacactcacacactgaccctgAGGAGAGCCCATTACACACGGAACTTAAGGAATTAGTGTTACAATCAAAAACCGCAACTTCCTTTTCCATGCTGAATATCGTGCCTATGCACAGGAGAAAAATCCTCCTGTCCTAAGAGCACCCGGTACATTAATCATTACTGAGTCTTCCTGCACCACACGGAGAGAGATTTATCCGCCCATTATCCCCCGAGCAGATTTATTCTGGGCCCTTAAACAGAAACCATTGCTGACACTTTTGTGAAAGTGCAGAATAATTTTCTTGCTGTACAGTTACATTTCTGGCAGTAGCACAGAATCTCCCTCGCTCCAGCAGGGGGTGAGGTGAGGTttggtgggagggggcgggtggggtACAGCAGACGGCTGCAGCTCTCACCTGGAGTGCTGGCTGGTAGGGGCTGCTGCAGGGGCTTGGTGAGGAGGTAGAAATGCTCACAGCCGTGAAGGGGCACAGAGATCTTCACTTCACTGGCCTGGCCCAGCTCGTACGCCCACTGacaacacacacagttactGTTCACACATCTGCACACCTTTACCCACGGTTTACCTGTcctgccaaaacaaaaataattacacagaGTACTGCACAACCGATTACATTCAGCCCACGCTGGATTAACTGTCAGATGAAGATCAGTCGCTCACACTCACCTGCCCAGCGCAGTTGATGAAGTACTGGCAGTCGATGGGGCCCCGATCCGTCTCCACAGCCGTAACGCAGCCCTGGTCCACCAGCACGTGATTGACAGTCGTGCGCTCATGGATCTGCACCCCTGGAAGCAGGCAGGAGAGAAAGCCAACGCTAGTCACTCGGTCAACAGGGAGAGATGCACACGCAAGGAGAACACACACGCAACGAACCCCACGGTGCCACTGatgtgtgtcatgtgacctgcacaCACCGTGACTGGCGGCTGCCACAGCCAGGGCGTGGTTCACGTCCGGCGGCGACACCATGGCGTCGCCGGGGAGATGCAGCGCCCCCGCCAGGTCGTGGATGTTCACCAGCGGGTGCAGCCTGGCCACCTCTTTGGGCTTGATCACGTTGCAGGTGATGCCCAGCACTCTgaacagcagggagagagaagacGCGAGGCGGTCGGCTGCAGTGCACACACGGGCCCCGTCTATTAAACACGGGAATGAAGCGCTAAACCACGACCCATACACAAGACTCTAGATTAAAGCAAATCAAAAGCAACCCAGCAAAAAGTGCAGAGATCTGATGGAACAGGTGTGTAAATGGAGAAACTGTGCAGGGATGTGATGGGACAGGGGTGTAAAAACTGTGCAGGGATGTGATGGGACAGGGGTGTAAAGACTGTACAGGGATGTGATGGGACAGGGGTGTAAAGACTGTACAGGGATGTGATGGGACACGGGTGTAAAAACTGTGCAGGGATGTGATGGGACAGGGGTGTAAAGACTGTACAGGGATGTGATGGGACAGGGGTGTAAAGACTGTACAGGGATGTGATGGGACAGGGGTGTAAAGACTGTGCAGGGATGTGATGGGACAGGGGTGTAAAGACTGTACAGGGATGTGATGGGACAGGGGTGGACACTGAGCTCACTTGAGGCGGGAGGCCAGGCGTTTTAGGGAGAGGAAGCGGTCTTGATTCTGGGCCAGACACAGAGAGCCAGTCTTCACATAACCTGCAAACAGAGCACTGTAAGCCTTCTGCCCAAACACTGGTTCAGCTCAGGCCACTCAAAGCGGAAACTCACACATTCTTGACGGCTacagagtttttatttattccaaaaaCCACACGCAGGAAAACAACCTCATTCTGCATATTGCTCTTCACTTAAACGGACGAAAGCCCAGCGCTGAAAAACATACATCTTACAAAGCCAGCCGGTGAGTTTCAAATAAAGTAATCAAACATAAATCACAAGCAACAGGCTTACTGAAATTGTTACCAATATATTCAGAGTTTGAAAAAACACAGTCAGCCCAGAAGCTGATGGTGTTTTTGACAGCACAAAGGCTACCCACCTGTCTTGACGCcagtctcctcctccaggcgCTCATACAGGGAGTTGGAGTAATCGGCCATCTTGCTCTCGATGGAGATGGACTTGGCCACGCTGATGATACCCGCGCACAGCCGAGTCGTGCCCGCGCCAAGCCTGCCGTAAACACAACGCCACAGAGCGTCACCACAGAAGGACGACGGCACACGCAAACTAAGAGCATCAGCTTCTGTAACCCGCTGATTGCACATGCAGcgtcaattttttttaaaaaaagccctaTGAGAGAAGTGCATCGTGTCTTCTCTGTGGGCTGTACGCAGAAGCCGTTCTTCCAAACAGTGTTCAGATCTCTCGGATTTCTAACCTTCCCTGCTCCAGCAGTACTATCTCCGTCCAGCCAAGCTTGGCGAGGTGGTAGGCCACTGAGGTCCCCACGATCCCCCCACCACAGATCACTACACGGGCCTGGCTGGGTAGAGGGGTGACGTGCGGTTCTCCAGCCGTGCCCAGGTTCCTTGGAGAGAGCCACAGGACATGTCGACCCGGTACCGCCCCCCAACATCCAGAATTAGAGACGACTTGACGGAGCAGGGCAGGGGACAGGGCCCCGGAGCTCCGTACACAGCAGCGCATAACTCTACCTCCTGAAAGACATGGAAAACACCAAACTTTACTGCCATAAATGCCGCTAAACATGTCACTTGGTGCGAACCTatagcacacacattcataaaagaAAACGTAAAACTATGTTTATAAACATATAAAGTCAAGTGGGTctccaaaacattaaaaactgaaGTACTTCGgctagaaataataataatacactgaacaaaatataTCAGCGATCGCTACATAGGAAAGAAAATTGTGTAATATCACAACTAGAGACGCGGTGAAAAGAGACGAGTTAACCGACAAAGGCTGATTCCAAGATCCCATGAAGGCTGCGGTTTCAGACACTGGAGCCCGTTCATGTTAAAGACAAGTTAGGAATGAACAGTTTGTTCCCCGAAAGGCTAATGACAGCCTATACCAAACGAATCACCGATATGCCAATGTGCACGTATAACAAATAATTGTCAAATAATATACTCTTTTCCTTATTTATCAACAACACACAGCCTGTTGTTCCCGGAGTCATGACCGCAATATATTGGCCGTTCTTCTGGGATCATACCTTCCCTGTCCTCCTTCTACGCCCTTCAATTTGTGAACGCCACCTTCAAACATTTGTGGTTGTCTCAAATCAACTTGCTTTCTTTACCTAACGTTTGAGAGATCACTGGTGGTCgtctccccactccccctcagCGTCGCAGCTTTTCCGACACATATGTCACTAATGTTTCCTGTAAACAATATTATAGTAGGCACTGAGGTAGTAGCTCTTGCACTCGCTCggtacaacaacaaaaaggcaCTTGAATGTCGTTTCTTTTTCGTACGGCCTACGGGTCGTATTTAATCCCCGAACCTCGCGTGAAGCCCTAGCGCTCGGGACACACGATCTTTGCAGCCGACAAACGGAACCGATTCACTGCGAACGTAACCTCCAAAGAACTACAATTTTACGTGTTCAAGTTGCTCCGGGTTGAGAGCTTCCGTTTGCGTTTCTAACCAATGGGAAAAGGCCAATGTTGTTCACACCACACCATAGACTTTCCAAATCATCTGCTCTAGTTATCACCATAGACGGTACGGCAACACTGAAGTATCCAATAAAAGCGTAGATTTTCGTTGAAGTTTACACTCcaaaacacgttttcaaaaCATGACAGCATCGCGCTGCGCCTGCGTGGCAATGAAATGCAATGGGAAATTGAGCTTCACGAATGTAGGAAAAAGGATTGCGATGTGGTGTAAGAATAACGTTCTACATTATCATTAGTTAAAACTATTTTCATTCTAAAATActagttttattttacaaaacagaagaaataataaaattgttAGATACCAAGAAGAGATTGTGAAAGGGTGGAGGCTTCACGTTAAATTAGGGAAACCAACTATTTGCATTACCTTTACCTTTAACCGCAGTCGACATGAGAAAAGCCAGTTTACTTAAAGTCCGTGAGATTTAGAAAATGGATAATTAGACACCGACTATTGCTGCAGTCTGCATTGTTGGATTCTTTAAAATGCCCTCGTTTCCTTACCTTGCTTCCTTTCTTTGATTCCTTTTGAACACGTCACACGAAAACCAGTAGTGGGAAGGAGAGAATACAAGAAAACGAGACCAGAGGAAAGTTTTCATAAGATTCTGGGCATTTTAGGTCACCCCAGTGTACTCCCACGTCGCGACGTCGTTCAGAGATGATGCTGAAATCACCGTTCAGCCAGCACTCACGTGTTCTAAATAATCCAGTGCAATTGTGGAAAATGTGCGTAGGCCTACATCCTAGATGTCTACCATTTCTTAGCAATTTGCCAATTCTCCCACTATAGCATAAGACATAGTTCTCCTATCAGTGTTTAAGGGCGTGCGTGTCTAGATAGCCAGATGCGAATCTTCCGCATACTAAGTCCTGGTGGACTGTGTGTTGTACGTTGCAGTCTTTACACCCCTGCCCCAATTCTGCAACATCCACGCAAAAATGATAAACGACTGGGTAGAAATAAATCCTTTAATTTCTACCTTACTAAGCAATTTGGGGAAATGTGCGACAACTGGTTAAATGGACAGAAGCTCACCATCATCGTGGTTTTCATTTTCGTTCATTCATATTAACGCTCCATCAAAGTTATGGTCTCGCTAAGAAATATAATTATCGGTTATACTTTGGAGTAAAATGCTGAACTGgggatcttttttttattttttttaaacagagtttTAAAAGTAGTTAGATCATGGGTTAAACCCCAACGTGATGGGTTTTTTGGTATGTCTTGAGCGTGCAACTAGGAAAATATGCGTTAATCCTAAATTTCCACACAAAGCAATTTGTCTGGCTCTATGAATTAAGTTTTTCCTAGGCATCACTACATATAACACATTGTATAATGTAGTGAGGTAAAGTGTATATTAATCACAACATGTTGCCATTTATGATATTAGCTGTAAACAATTCTGCAACAGTTATTGTGGAGAGTAAGGATCAGCTGGGGACCAAGTTGTGAAAACCTGCAGactgtttttattaataaattgtCCAATTTCAtctgtacagaaaacaaaacaaacaaaaaaaaacatttaagaaaaagaaaaaaaaatgcacaatgttAATCTGTTACATCTCAATATTTCATGGCATTATCAGAGAGCAAAAAGAATAGCACATCATCCATGACTTtatacacaggaaaaaaaataattacaaaacagattttattattataattatcattattattatcattattaatcatttcaatttttaCTTGAGGAAATCTCACTTTAAATGGACAAAGACAGTAACTACTGATTTGCAGAATGTCCCAATGGTACTGGATGCTGTGGAGGACTGGTTTAAAGCAATGATGAGTTTTCCCACTTTGGCTCCTGGTTTTTAAAGAGTCTTCTTTTAAGCCTTTTCCCTTCAGTCCAACAGTGCTGCCACCAACCCTTGAGCGCGAGGTGACACTGCCCACAAATTAAACAGCCCCCTTCAAATCGATGccttgttagtgtgtgtgtgtgtcaaggGAGATCAGGGGCTCCTGCTAGCCTGTcagcaagggggaggggggagcggggggcatTTTTTGTCAAATAAGAGGACCGTGTCCCAAACTGTCATGGCTGGCTGGTGGTCCCAGGTTGTGGCACAGAGGCGTAACGAAGGGAAAGGATTCGAAGTCCTTGCGGTTTTGAGCAACTGAAAAGGTCAGAGTCAGATAGCGCGGCAGAACGGGTGTAGAGGGGTGGATGGTCTGCTGACTAGGAAGCCCAGAACACAGCGAAAAAGTACGTTTCTTAAAATGgagcaaaaaaaatttaacaaaatgtcccatttattgtgtttaaaaaaaaaaacagcaattttttGCAATTGCTGTAACACTGGTGAGTGTGACAGTGGCCCAGTATGTTGTATATACAATTGGATTGACAAATCGAAGATACAAGCATCAGaaacaaaacatcaaatgaaaaaaaaaaaaaaatcccttgctTACTCATGAAACTCCAGTCCTTTGCACAATCCAGTGCGACAACAGAATTGGCCAGTGGCTGACAATGGTCCAACAGCATAGGCATTACAAGTTGGTTTGATTGTGTAcagaaataatgtttcaggAGGTTAcccattgaaaatgtatgttatcCAAGATAATAGGCACAACAGAttgggggaagaaaaacaaaagacctATTACAGCAACAGGATCTGAGTTGCACTGGGAGTAATATATATGCAATAGACATTCATGATTCAAACATAAGTCAAATTTGTATACACCATCTCAAAATACAAACCCCCTTTTGCTTGGCTCAATGGATCCTTCCCCAATGAAAATTTTGTGTAGCTATATACACGCTGACAATCTTTGCACGGTTCACCGATATGATTACTACAAGCGACTTCATCACAAGGCAAGGCTGGAGATAAACCCAAACTGAAATGGCTCCATCAGCTCGTTTGGACTATACAAAAATTCTTAACATTTACAAATTCCAACAATACTgtgggatttttatttatttttcttttttagtccTACGGTTCCAGAGGTCCAAGGTGATATCAGTCCACCAAATGCAGCCATGCTTTCAAGCAGACATTACGGGTCTGGAGAATCTGTCGCCGCAGCTGTTGAAGTTGGGCACGCAAGTCGGTTGGTGAGTTTTCATctctttccatgaaaaatacgCTGGGGGTCCACCGTACTTGCCGATCTGCGGTCCCCCTCTGGCTCGGTCTCTGACGAGCAGAGGGGCTAGAGGGGACGGGCGGGGAGCGGTGAGGGAGACGCTCACCGTTTCTAACGCACCCCGACGGCACGGATAAGTAACCATGGAAACCACCCGTACACCGCACAGGAAACACAAAATGTGCGCGCGTCTGTAATTGAAGCCTTGATGCCGGGAGTCTacgaacaaaaacaaaaaaaataaaaagtgccgACCGAAGAGATGAGCAGGACGGCAATAACCTCTGCGCGGACAGACCCGCACGTCAGGACTGATCTGGCGGAGGGGACCAGCGCGCCCCTGCAGTTAGCTTTCACTTCAACCCCACGACTGCTTAATGAGTGTGTTCGCTGGCTTACCCGTGTCCAAATAAGCCTGTGTG
Encoded here:
- the pdpr gene encoding pyruvate dehydrogenase phosphatase regulatory subunit, mitochondrial; this translates as MRCCVRSSGALSPALLRQVVSNSGCWGAVPGRHVLWLSPRNLGTAGEPHVTPLPSQARVVICGGGIVGTSVAYHLAKLGWTEIVLLEQGRLGAGTTRLCAGIISVAKSISIESKMADYSNSLYERLEEETGVKTGYVKTGSLCLAQNQDRFLSLKRLASRLKVLGITCNVIKPKEVARLHPLVNIHDLAGALHLPGDAMVSPPDVNHALAVAAASHGVQIHERTTVNHVLVDQGCVTAVETDRGPIDCQYFINCAGQWAYELGQASEVKISVPLHGCEHFYLLTKPLQQPLPASTPVVMDMDGRIYVRAWQGGVLSGGFEKNPKPIFTEGRNQLEIQNMQEDWDHFEPMLSALLRRMPSLESCEIQQLVNCPESFTPDMRCLMGETPGVSGYFVLAGMNSSGLSFAGGAGKYLAEWMTFGYPSGNVWPLEIKRFGNLQSSRTFLRHRVMEVMPLLYELKVPRWDFQTGRQLRTSPLYDRLDTQGARWMEKHGFERAKYFVPHGKDLLALDQSKTFYKPDWFDIVGSEVKCCKEAVCIIDMSSFTKFELSSTGDQALELLQLLCSNDLDVPVGSIVHTGMLNERGGYENDCSVVRISKNSFFIISPTDQQVHCWAWIKKHMPNDPHLHLEDVSWKYTALNLIGPRAMDVLSELSYVSMTPEHFPSLFCKEMSVGYANGIRVMSMTHTGEPGFMLYVPIEYALHVYNEVMSVGQKYGIRNAGYYALRSLRIEKFFAFWGQDLDTFTTPLECGREFRVKFDKDTNFIGREALLRQRQEGVPRRFIMLVLEDHDTELDLWPWWGEPVYRNGELVGVTTSSAFSYTLERHVCLGFVSPPGAPGAPAVVTPDFITRGDYEVDIAGQRYPAKAKLYPFSSLFTQQRRRKDDMELSNFQGK